A portion of the Pseudomonas synxantha BG33R genome contains these proteins:
- a CDS encoding SDR family NAD(P)-dependent oxidoreductase, protein MKIDVSGKVAIVSGSTAGIGLGISQALAQSGATVVVIGRDAGKVDDALASIRQGVPGADLRGLVADLGTLEGAEILFAAEPRADILVNNLGIFNDVDFFDAPDSEWTRFYEVNVISGVRLARHYVPGMVEQGWGRVIFVSSESGVATPADMINYGVTKSANLAVSHGLAKRLAGTGVTVNAILPGPTFTDGLEQMLKDATAQSGRSAREEADVFVRNARPTSIIQRAANVDEVANLVAYIASPLSSATTGAALRVDGGVVDSMAI, encoded by the coding sequence ATGAAAATTGATGTGAGCGGCAAAGTGGCCATCGTCAGCGGCAGCACCGCCGGTATCGGCCTGGGCATCAGCCAGGCCCTGGCGCAATCCGGCGCAACGGTGGTAGTGATCGGGCGGGACGCGGGCAAGGTCGACGACGCTTTGGCCAGCATTCGCCAAGGGGTGCCCGGCGCTGACCTGCGTGGGCTGGTGGCCGACCTTGGCACCCTGGAGGGCGCCGAGATACTGTTCGCCGCCGAACCTCGCGCCGATATCCTGGTCAACAACCTCGGCATCTTCAACGATGTGGATTTCTTCGACGCGCCGGACAGTGAATGGACGCGCTTCTATGAGGTCAATGTGATTAGCGGCGTGCGCCTGGCACGGCACTATGTGCCGGGCATGGTCGAGCAGGGCTGGGGGCGGGTGATCTTTGTGTCGTCGGAATCCGGGGTGGCGACGCCGGCCGACATGATCAACTACGGCGTGACCAAAAGCGCCAACCTGGCGGTCTCCCACGGCCTGGCCAAGCGCCTGGCAGGCACCGGGGTGACGGTGAATGCGATTTTGCCGGGGCCGACCTTTACCGACGGCCTGGAACAGATGCTCAAGGACGCCACGGCCCAGTCCGGGCGTAGTGCGCGGGAAGAAGCCGATGTGTTTGTGCGTAATGCGCGGCCCACCTCGATCATCCAGCGTGCAGCCAATGTGGATGAAGTGGCGAACCTGGTGGCGTACATTGCTTCACCGCTGTCGTCTGCCACTACCGGTGCCGCTTTGCGCGTAGACGGTGGCGTTGTCGACAGCATGGCGATCTGA